One window of the Bacteroidota bacterium genome contains the following:
- a CDS encoding HYR domain-containing protein — protein LTNPTNTAQTATYTVTPTSGTCVGATFTVTVTVNPTPFITDMTAAVCNGATFTVTPVNVTNGIVPAGTTYSWPAPAVTGGMTGGSAGSGASNISGTLTNPTNTAQTATYTVTPTSGTCVGATFTVTVNVKPIPTLSSSLDPQVVCSGAPFFYHPTSETPGTVFTWTRASVPGITPSTGSGTGDISETLTNSANFSRTVHYLITLTANGCANPQVYDLAVTINPIPNFTSSLTPPGICSGSLFSYTPLSNVTGATFNWSRALVAGIAEPANSGTGNPNEVLTNTTPLPVTVIYAYTVSANGCTNPYTFNVQVVVKPIPVLTSSLTPPGICSGNIFSYTPTSSTPLTIFSWIRATIPGIQEPGTNGTGNPNELLTNTTSNPITVIYVYTLSASGCSNPNAYNVSVVVSPLPVLISDLTPPDICSGTLFSYDPQSNVTGTTFQWSRASVGGILPLGTTGTGNPNEVLTNTTALPISVRYVYTLTASGCQNPTTFNVDVMVNPTPALSSSLTPPAICSGTIFSYTPTSNTPGTTFQWSRAVVAGISNPAATGYGNPNETLYNTTNLTVNVTYVYTLTANGCTNVQNVVVGVKPTPTVNPVANQTWCHGAAVPVTTLTGPVSGTTFSWVNNNTSIGLGASGTGNIPAFTATNLTDDPIIATITITPTANGCGGPTYSYTITVYPRPVLTSSLTPPPICSGTEFSYEPTSNVVNTAFAWSRAAVAGISNSAATGTGNPHEILNNTTVLPVVVTYIYTLTANGCTSPSTYAVVVSVNPNPTLTSTLNPQPICSNTTFSYIPTSGTPGTVFNWHRPAVPGISNAEAYGTGNPNEILINTTNLPVSVTYIYTLTANNCSNVQNVTVIVKPVPTVDPVADQEYCNGDAVTETILTSPVSGTTFVWTNNNTAIGLGASGSGNVPAFIATNTSPSPILATITIIPTAANCSGTPITYTITVYPAATVNAIADQVYCNVDAVPVTVVSGPIAGTTFTWANDNTDIGLPASGSGDVPAFTATNSTNSSILATITITPAYGGCDGIPFSYTITVHPSPSVNPVGNQTYCEGVTAPETILTGTVAGTVFNWVNNNTGIGLSGSGTGNIPAFTATNSTPNPIIATITITPTANNCTGASNAYTITVNPTPELSSSLNLPAICSESQFYYIATSLTSNVVFTWHRAVMPGISNPEGNGTNTIDEVLENTTYSPIPVTYQFTLTANGCTNVQNVVVVVAPIPTMTSPPPSPTVCSQSLFSYTPSGPVAGTIFAWTRGAVAGIQNPAASGVGSINETLINTTTNSIPVIYVYTLSTPECTNPDPVNIVVVVIPAPVVTVSASETQVCPGELFDLFSSSNLGPTKPPVLLSENFNAATNNWTTQNNSTGGTPANAAWTLRPDGYNYNGVIFHSNDNSQFYLSNSQAQGGGTTRTFLISPAMNTVGYTTLQLDFWHYYRDRGNSDDFAYIEVSTNGSTWIVNTTFNTTRGAANNFRHETINLSADINNPTFYIRFRYTATNDYYWAIDNVTITGTSPLPSCEWTSDPPRFTSTDINPTGVSQAQTTSYIVTYVDTQTNCPGSDTVTVVMAPIPDANITADYCSVPGKIVLTAYPSGCSYLWNTGATTQAIQVDEVGIYSVTVTNTDGCSLTAYISVANELVTDGNFTNFVAAAPSFFTEYTQNQAYYNPAAPNPQLTGLWPEGYYAVNTSAWYNPGTNTGYHPDFHGRDHTNNTVGQRNFMMINGSTTLIEDPPGSGNWRQRIIWQQTVSVDPNTDYYFSAWGMNLNPVAPAILQFEVNGTLVGSIDDLDIAPKPTSEGEVNLSNWVRFYSTPYWNSGSATTAVIRIRNLNTIPGGNDFGLDDISFGTLSPIPLIIDPLANNGNDLCEGDTLYLDANIEGGLPPFNFSWTGPDGFLSNLPNSIIPRVTMANAGWYYLSVTDGYGCPPFVDSAFLSIIPSPTATLSSSVSVCVDDPEPIVIFTGADGTEPYTFFYTVNGGPELDTTTTSGNSVSISVHTDTSGIFVFALVRVIDLNGCDRPENDVCTITISDLPDCLISGADSLCPNTSGNIFNGPAGMAGYSWSITGNGAIDPPTNEINVTVTAGSDCDSTFTLTLTVINDEDCDSTCSMVVQVQDNMPPAWTTLAGSLDCILQCSDAAGLANAQTLAPSATDNCTVSLTPVKTAGSFIPDGCAQAGTYTNTWTVSDACGNPVTTPFTQIITIIDNIAPVWTTPAGALDVTLDCGDAAGLAAAQELMPVASDNCDTSFVPIKTSGLFEPGACAYSGIYTNTFTVSDDCGNPSSIYTQVITINDNSNPVITCPNSISIDCDESINPTNTGTAIATDNCDPNPAITYSDVTIPGSCPDSYTIQRTWTATDTCSNSISCMQVISMQDVTPPVLVGIPADTTVSCDAIPPASTVTATDNCDLSVTVTFSETNNVINGCGTITRTWSATDDCGNPAHASQIITVIDNTAPVLTGVPADVTVSCDAIPDVPVVTVTDNCDPTVTVIFDETINTVVGGCGEIIRTWSATDYCGNTVSDSQTITVEDTVAPVWLTLPGELNVTLQCNDEISLAIAQTLEPIPFDNCDPDVDSVKISGSFVPDSCPQAGIYTNTWTVTDYCGNTSEVFTQVITIVDNTPPVWDQTPNFLNRNLACADIAGLNAALALAPTVTDNCGITITINQVSDVTIPGSCLGTYSRVRKWTATDNCGNTNAIQYTQTITVTDNVAPVWDQVAGVLDVSVACDDFDALNAALALSPTATDECGSGVTISLETDNITPGDCLGTYIRVRTWTASDDCGNINPLVYTQTISVIDDEEPVFYNIPVDVAISCEDPLPAVPDNIIAFDNCSDYVTDDIVFTESALIPDPGCPNGGTITRIWTVDDGCGNTATATQIITIDDNTPTVISCPENLNIMADPGMTYATVTLPAPVYSDNCTPGASISLSWTMSAPTAGSGSDTIPVPFQFNTGTTTVTYIATDACENADTCSFTVTVAPNDPPEITCPGTITQNTDPSLCTAAISPGFPTLVSGTEPITYTWVMTGATTDSGSGPIVPDPYTFSQGMTTIRWIATNIAGADTCYQIINVIDNVPPTFTITYTTVSYCANNIDSALYNPNPTPGIIPEYDDLTYARPEYYLFSEGDTIFNLDPVINNFSDNCCADDGLILHWRIDFSPTPDPSTQAHLPITKPAIADQTGQPSEYGDIEFPADGVYFTDIDHYLYYRLEDCNGNLSAEQMVTITIKPRPNVVKTP, from the coding sequence GCTTACCAATCCGACCAATACAGCACAGACGGCAACCTATACTGTAACACCTACTTCAGGGACTTGCGTGGGAGCAACCTTTACGGTAACGGTCACGGTGAATCCAACCCCCTTCATTACTGATATGACGGCTGCTGTTTGTAATGGTGCGACCTTTACGGTAACTCCTGTTAATGTTACCAACGGAATAGTCCCGGCAGGAACGACCTACAGCTGGCCTGCACCGGCAGTGACCGGAGGGATGACAGGCGGATCTGCAGGCAGCGGTGCATCAAATATCAGTGGAACGCTTACCAATCCGACCAATACAGCACAGACGGCAACCTATACTGTAACACCTACTTCAGGGACTTGCGTGGGAGCAACCTTTACGGTAACGGTCAACGTCAAACCTATCCCCACCCTGTCAAGCAGCCTCGACCCCCAGGTAGTTTGCAGCGGTGCTCCATTTTTCTATCATCCCACCAGTGAAACGCCGGGTACTGTCTTTACATGGACAAGGGCTTCTGTTCCAGGCATAACTCCAAGTACAGGATCTGGCACCGGTGATATCAGTGAAACCCTGACAAACTCAGCAAATTTTTCCAGAACAGTTCATTACCTGATCACCCTGACTGCTAATGGTTGTGCTAATCCACAGGTTTATGACCTTGCTGTTACCATTAATCCTATCCCCAACTTTACGAGCAGCCTGACCCCTCCGGGCATCTGCAGTGGCAGCCTTTTCAGTTATACGCCGTTAAGCAACGTAACCGGAGCAACATTTAACTGGAGCCGCGCATTAGTTGCCGGCATTGCTGAACCAGCAAATTCCGGAACGGGCAATCCAAATGAAGTTCTGACCAACACAACCCCCTTACCGGTGACTGTAATCTACGCATATACCGTTTCTGCCAACGGGTGTACCAATCCCTACACATTCAATGTGCAGGTCGTTGTCAAACCCATACCCGTATTGACCAGCAGCCTCACGCCTCCCGGAATATGCAGCGGCAATATATTCAGTTATACACCGACAAGCAGTACACCGTTAACTATTTTTAGCTGGATTCGCGCCACCATTCCGGGAATCCAGGAACCAGGGACAAATGGCACAGGGAATCCTAATGAACTACTTACAAACACTACTTCTAATCCTATCACTGTAATTTATGTTTATACATTAAGTGCATCGGGTTGCTCAAATCCAAATGCATACAATGTTTCGGTGGTAGTAAGTCCGCTGCCTGTTTTAATAAGTGATCTCACCCCACCGGATATTTGCAGCGGGACACTTTTTAGTTATGATCCACAAAGTAACGTTACGGGGACCACATTTCAATGGAGCCGTGCATCCGTTGGAGGCATATTACCGTTAGGAACAACCGGAACGGGCAATCCCAATGAAGTGCTGACAAATACCACTGCACTCCCAATATCTGTAAGGTATGTCTACACGCTCACCGCCAGTGGTTGCCAGAATCCAACGACATTCAACGTTGACGTGATGGTGAATCCCACACCTGCGCTCTCCAGTAGTTTAACTCCTCCGGCAATATGCAGCGGCACTATTTTCAGTTATACCCCGACCAGTAACACACCTGGAACTACTTTTCAATGGAGCAGAGCTGTTGTGGCCGGGATCAGTAATCCAGCAGCCACAGGTTACGGTAATCCCAATGAAACCCTGTATAATACCACCAACTTGACCGTCAATGTGACCTATGTATACACCTTGACTGCCAATGGTTGTACCAATGTTCAAAACGTGGTGGTGGGTGTGAAACCCACACCGACGGTCAATCCTGTCGCTAACCAGACGTGGTGTCATGGCGCAGCTGTGCCGGTTACTACTCTGACAGGGCCTGTTTCAGGAACCACCTTTTCCTGGGTAAATAACAATACTTCCATTGGACTGGGTGCCAGCGGCACAGGCAACATACCTGCATTCACAGCCACAAACCTTACCGACGATCCCATCATTGCAACCATCACCATAACACCAACTGCCAACGGCTGTGGCGGGCCTACCTACTCATACACCATCACTGTATATCCACGCCCGGTGCTAACCAGCAGCCTTACTCCTCCGCCCATATGCAGTGGCACCGAATTCAGCTATGAGCCCACCAGCAACGTTGTCAACACTGCATTTGCATGGAGCCGGGCCGCGGTAGCAGGCATTTCCAATTCAGCTGCTACCGGTACAGGTAATCCCCATGAGATTCTGAACAATACTACCGTTCTTCCAGTTGTTGTAACCTATATCTATACATTGACTGCCAACGGGTGTACCAGCCCATCCACTTATGCCGTGGTGGTATCGGTAAATCCCAATCCGACACTCACGAGTACGTTAAATCCACAGCCAATCTGCAGCAATACAACATTTTCCTACATACCTACCAGTGGAACACCCGGAACAGTATTCAACTGGCACAGGCCGGCAGTTCCCGGCATAAGCAATGCAGAAGCATATGGGACAGGAAATCCCAATGAAATCCTGATCAATACTACTAACTTACCGGTAAGTGTGACCTATATATATACTTTAACAGCCAATAACTGCTCTAATGTCCAGAATGTAACCGTCATTGTTAAACCGGTACCGACTGTTGATCCTGTTGCCGACCAGGAATATTGCAACGGAGATGCAGTCACGGAAACGATACTGACCAGTCCGGTTTCCGGAACAACTTTCGTCTGGACCAACAACAACACCGCAATAGGATTAGGTGCAAGCGGCAGTGGTAATGTGCCGGCATTTATAGCAACAAATACCAGCCCTTCACCTATCCTGGCAACCATCACTATCATCCCGACAGCTGCCAATTGTTCAGGCACTCCGATCACCTATACCATAACAGTATATCCCGCTGCTACTGTCAATGCCATCGCTGATCAGGTGTATTGTAATGTCGATGCAGTTCCGGTGACTGTTGTTTCAGGCCCTATCGCAGGTACAACATTCACCTGGGCAAACGACAATACCGATATTGGTTTGCCGGCAAGCGGTTCGGGCGATGTTCCGGCATTTACTGCTACTAACAGCACCAATTCGTCTATACTGGCAACCATAACCATAACCCCTGCCTACGGCGGTTGTGATGGCATCCCGTTCAGCTACACCATTACTGTACATCCCTCGCCAAGTGTGAATCCTGTGGGCAATCAAACCTATTGCGAAGGTGTCACAGCTCCAGAAACAATTCTCACGGGAACTGTTGCAGGAACGGTATTCAACTGGGTGAACAACAATACCGGGATCGGTCTTAGTGGAAGCGGCACCGGCAATATTCCTGCATTCACTGCAACCAACAGTACGCCAAATCCTATCATCGCCACCATTACCATAACTCCGACAGCGAACAACTGTACCGGTGCTTCCAATGCGTATACCATCACGGTAAATCCAACGCCTGAACTCAGCAGTTCCCTGAATCTTCCGGCTATCTGCAGTGAGTCACAATTCTACTACATAGCCACCAGCCTTACAAGTAACGTCGTTTTTACATGGCACCGGGCTGTCATGCCGGGTATCAGTAATCCGGAAGGCAACGGTACTAATACAATTGATGAAGTACTGGAAAACACAACCTACAGCCCCATTCCTGTTACTTATCAGTTTACGCTGACTGCCAACGGCTGTACTAACGTACAGAATGTGGTAGTTGTTGTCGCGCCGATACCTACGATGACAAGTCCGCCACCTTCTCCAACCGTATGCAGTCAATCGCTGTTTTCCTATACACCCTCAGGCCCTGTTGCAGGAACCATCTTCGCGTGGACAAGAGGGGCTGTGGCGGGAATCCAGAATCCTGCAGCATCAGGAGTTGGAAGCATTAATGAAACGCTCATCAATACAACCACCAATTCCATCCCGGTTATATACGTCTATACATTATCAACCCCTGAGTGTACAAATCCCGATCCGGTAAACATAGTTGTTGTCGTGATACCCGCACCGGTGGTCACTGTTTCCGCTTCAGAAACACAGGTTTGCCCTGGAGAATTGTTCGACTTATTCTCCTCGTCAAACCTTGGTCCAACGAAACCTCCGGTACTCTTGTCTGAGAACTTTAATGCGGCTACAAATAACTGGACAACACAGAATAATTCAACAGGAGGCACACCAGCCAATGCAGCCTGGACGCTTCGACCTGACGGGTATAATTACAATGGGGTGATTTTCCATTCTAATGATAACAGCCAGTTTTATTTATCAAATAGTCAGGCTCAGGGTGGTGGAACAACAAGAACTTTTTTAATATCTCCGGCTATGAATACAGTTGGATATACTACCCTCCAACTTGATTTCTGGCATTACTATCGTGACAGGGGTAACAGTGATGATTTTGCATACATCGAAGTCTCAACAAATGGATCAACCTGGATTGTCAATACAACTTTTAATACTACACGAGGTGCAGCAAATAATTTTCGACATGAAACGATAAATTTAAGTGCAGATATTAATAATCCGACGTTTTACATTCGTTTCAGATACACTGCAACAAATGATTATTATTGGGCCATAGACAACGTAACCATTACCGGTACCTCTCCATTACCTTCCTGTGAATGGACATCAGACCCACCTAGATTTACGTCCACAGATATTAATCCCACAGGGGTTTCCCAGGCCCAGACTACTTCTTACATTGTAACTTATGTAGATACTCAGACCAACTGCCCTGGAAGTGATACAGTTACCGTTGTGATGGCTCCAATACCGGATGCGAACATTACAGCTGATTACTGTTCAGTTCCGGGTAAAATTGTACTAACTGCGTACCCCTCCGGTTGTAGTTACCTCTGGAACACAGGGGCCACCACTCAAGCCATTCAGGTAGATGAAGTGGGTATATATAGTGTCACTGTCACCAATACTGATGGTTGTTCATTGACAGCTTATATAAGTGTTGCTAATGAGCTTGTTACTGATGGTAATTTCACGAATTTTGTTGCTGCTGCTCCAAGTTTTTTTACGGAATATACTCAGAATCAGGCTTATTATAATCCTGCCGCACCTAATCCACAACTCACTGGCTTATGGCCGGAAGGATATTATGCAGTGAATACAAGTGCCTGGTATAATCCAGGCACAAATACAGGTTATCACCCCGATTTTCATGGCAGGGATCATACCAACAATACTGTTGGACAGAGAAACTTCATGATGATAAATGGGAGTACTACCCTTATTGAAGATCCACCTGGAAGTGGTAATTGGAGACAGAGAATTATCTGGCAGCAAACAGTAAGTGTTGACCCCAATACTGATTATTATTTCAGTGCATGGGGGATGAACCTTAATCCTGTAGCTCCTGCTATTTTGCAATTTGAGGTAAATGGAACCCTTGTCGGTTCTATAGATGATCTTGATATCGCACCCAAACCGACATCAGAAGGCGAGGTGAACCTGTCAAACTGGGTTCGTTTTTACAGCACTCCGTATTGGAATTCCGGTTCAGCAACGACTGCTGTTATCAGGATACGAAACCTAAATACAATACCAGGTGGAAATGATTTCGGACTTGACGATATTTCTTTTGGAACCCTATCACCTATTCCTTTAATTATTGATCCTTTGGCGAACAATGGCAATGATCTTTGTGAGGGGGATACCCTTTACCTGGACGCCAATATCGAAGGTGGACTGCCTCCTTTTAATTTTTCATGGACAGGGCCCGATGGATTTTTATCAAATCTTCCTAATTCCATAATTCCCCGTGTCACTATGGCAAATGCCGGTTGGTATTACCTTTCGGTTACGGATGGTTATGGATGTCCACCTTTTGTAGATAGTGCATTTTTAAGCATCATACCTTCACCCACAGCAACCCTCAGTTCATCAGTCTCTGTATGTGTTGATGATCCGGAACCGATTGTCATATTTACTGGCGCTGATGGTACTGAACCGTACACCTTTTTCTACACAGTGAATGGGGGACCGGAACTAGATACCACCACTACCTCCGGAAATTCTGTCAGCATATCTGTCCATACAGACACATCGGGAATATTTGTTTTTGCTTTGGTGAGGGTGATAGATCTGAATGGCTGTGACAGACCAGAAAACGATGTTTGTACGATAACCATCAGCGATTTACCCGACTGCCTGATCTCAGGCGCTGATTCATTATGCCCCAACACCTCCGGAAATATATTTAATGGGCCTGCTGGAATGGCTGGTTATTCCTGGAGTATTACAGGCAATGGAGCCATTGATCCTCCAACCAATGAAATAAATGTTACTGTTACAGCAGGTTCTGACTGTGACAGCACCTTCACATTAACTCTTACTGTTATTAATGATGAGGACTGTGACTCCACTTGTTCCATGGTCGTGCAGGTTCAGGATAATATGCCTCCTGCATGGACAACCTTAGCAGGAAGCCTCGATTGTATACTGCAATGCTCGGATGCGGCAGGATTGGCAAATGCACAAACTCTTGCACCATCAGCAACCGATAATTGCACAGTTTCCCTGACTCCTGTTAAGACAGCTGGGAGTTTTATTCCCGACGGCTGCGCTCAAGCCGGCACCTATACCAACACATGGACTGTTTCAGATGCTTGCGGCAATCCGGTTACAACGCCATTTACCCAAATAATCACCATTATTGACAATATAGCGCCGGTGTGGACTACACCTGCCGGAGCTTTGGATGTAACACTGGATTGCGGTGATGCAGCAGGTCTTGCCGCTGCCCAGGAGCTGATGCCGGTGGCAAGCGATAATTGCGATACTTCATTTGTTCCAATAAAAACTTCTGGTCTTTTCGAGCCAGGAGCATGTGCTTATTCAGGGATATACACCAATACTTTTACAGTAAGTGACGACTGTGGAAATCCAAGCAGTATATATACCCAGGTGATCACCATCAACGACAATTCGAATCCTGTCATCACTTGTCCAAACAGCATCAGTATTGACTGTGATGAGTCCATTAATCCAACAAACACCGGAACAGCCATTGCTACGGATAACTGTGATCCTAACCCGGCCATTACTTACAGCGATGTAACCATTCCTGGTTCATGCCCTGACTCATACACCATTCAGCGTACCTGGACTGCCACCGATACGTGCAGCAACTCCATCAGCTGCATGCAGGTGATTTCGATGCAGGATGTCACACCTCCGGTGTTGGTTGGTATACCAGCGGATACTACCGTATCATGCGATGCAATTCCTCCTGCGTCCACGGTTACAGCCACTGATAATTGCGATTTGTCGGTCACTGTTACTTTTTCCGAAACCAATAATGTTATAAATGGTTGCGGTACGATTACCCGCACATGGAGTGCTACCGACGATTGCGGTAATCCCGCACATGCCAGCCAAATAATTACAGTGATTGACAATACCGCTCCCGTGCTTACCGGGGTTCCTGCTGATGTTACCGTATCATGCGATGCAATACCTGATGTTCCTGTTGTTACGGTAACCGATAATTGCGATCCTACGGTAACCGTAATATTCGATGAAACTATTAATACGGTTGTGGGTGGATGCGGCGAGATCATCCGTACCTGGAGCGCTACTGACTACTGTGGTAATACTGTTTCTGATTCACAAACTATAACGGTAGAAGATACGGTAGCTCCCGTTTGGCTTACCTTGCCCGGCGAGCTGAATGTGACACTGCAATGCAATGATGAGATCAGCCTGGCTATAGCCCAGACATTGGAGCCTATTCCTTTTGATAACTGCGATCCTGATGTTGACTCAGTGAAGATATCAGGGTCATTTGTTCCAGACAGTTGTCCCCAGGCCGGTATTTACACAAACACATGGACGGTTACAGACTATTGTGGCAATACGAGCGAAGTTTTCACCCAGGTGATCACAATTGTTGACAATACACCCCCGGTATGGGATCAAACTCCCAATTTTCTAAACCGCAACCTGGCGTGTGCAGATATTGCAGGTTTGAATGCAGCTTTGGCTCTTGCTCCCACAGTAACCGACAATTGCGGTATCACAATTACTATAAACCAGGTATCTGATGTCACAATCCCTGGCAGTTGTTTAGGGACCTACTCACGGGTGAGAAAATGGACAGCCACTGATAACTGCGGTAATACCAATGCTATTCAATACACGCAAACCATAACGGTTACTGATAATGTAGCTCCGGTTTGGGATCAGGTTGCCGGTGTTCTGGATGTATCTGTTGCCTGCGATGATTTTGATGCCCTGAATGCAGCGCTGGCCTTATCGCCAACAGCTACTGACGAATGCGGCTCCGGCGTTACCATCAGCCTGGAAACTGACAATATTACTCCCGGAGATTGCCTTGGAACCTATATACGAGTGAGAACCTGGACAGCTTCCGATGATTGCGGAAATATCAACCCTCTTGTTTACACGCAAACCATCTCGGTAATTGATGATGAGGAACCAGTGTTTTACAATATCCCGGTCGATGTTGCCATCAGTTGCGAAGATCCTCTGCCGGCTGTTCCGGACAATATCATAGCCTTTGACAACTGCAGTGATTATGTCACTGACGATATTGTGTTTACAGAAAGCGCCCTTATTCCTGATCCCGGCTGCCCGAATGGCGGTACCATCACAAGAATATGGACCGTTGACGACGGCTGCGGGAACACTGCAACTGCAACCCAGATCATTACCATTGATGACAATACTCCGACTGTTATCTCCTGTCCCGAAAATCTGAATATTATGGCAGATCCAGGCATGACCTATGCCACGGTTACACTTCCTGCTCCGGTTTATTCTGACAATTGCACCCCAGGTGCAAGTATTTCCCTCTCCTGGACGATGAGTGCTCCCACTGCAGGTTCCGGCAGTGATACGATCCCTGTTCCATTCCAGTTCAATACCGGAACGACCACCGTAACCTATATTGCTACCGACGCTTGTGAAAATGCGGACACCTGTAGTTTTACGGTGACTGTGGCACCTAACGATCCGCCGGAAATTACTTGCCCGGGGACTATCACGCAAAATACTGATCCCAGCCTGTGCACCGCAGCTATAAGCCCCGGTTTCCCGACATTAGTTTCAGGAACGGAACCCATCACCTACACCTGGGTGATGACAGGCGCCACCACAGATTCGGGCAGCGGCCCAATTGTGCCGGATCCCTATACCTTCTCCCAGGGGATGACAACCATCAGATGGATAGCCACCAATATAGCCGGAGCTGACACCTGCTATCAAATAATCAACGTCATTGATAACGTACCGCCAACCTTTACCATTACTTACACCACTGTAAGCTATTGTGCGAACAACATTGATTCAGCGCTTTACAATCCAAACCCAACACCTGGCATCATTCCTGAATATGATGATCTGACCTACGCACGGCCTGAATACTATTTATTCAGCGAAGGGGATACAATTTTTAACCTTGATCCGGTCATTAACAATTTTAGCGATAACTGTTGTGCCGATGATGGCCTTATACTTCATTGGAGAATAGATTTTTCGCCAACGCCCGATCCGTCAACACAAGCACATCTGCCTATTACAAAACCAGCCATTGCCGATCAGACAGGTCAACCCTCTGAATATGGTGACATTGAATTCCCGGCTGATGGTGTGTATTTCACTGATATCGATCACTATTTATATTATCGGTTGGAAGATTGCAATGGCAATCTGTCAGCGGAGCAAATGGTGACAATTACTATCAAACCCAGACCGAATGTGGTCAAAACGCCATAA